AACaaatttttcttttatttctatagaaattggatgaaaatgacaaaaaaatgaaaaaagtcAGGactaaaacaaaagaaaaaaaactatttgaactaaagtgGCATTTTGAGTCAAACAGGGACTAAAGTGGCATTTTTAACATGTTTTGTTTTCATTTACCTCGATTGTTCTCTACTACGTTGCTATGCCGAATGCCGGTATTATACCCATACTGCAATGAATCAAACCGGCACCAATCGAAAAACATATCACGATTTTTGTTAATTTGCTTTTCTTTTCCGGTTCCCATACGTAAGGCTACAAGGTGTGGTATAAAACCCCTAGGGGGTTTATCACGCCACCTCAGCGCCACCTCAATGCCACCTCAACGCCACCTCACATAGGAGGCTTTAAAGTCTCTCactttaacttgcatgcaatggtttaaagtcacctattaaacaaaatacaaaaaaataataataaagagaatggatttgattggttgaaaagagTGGGCCCCACCTTCTTACCCTTATAACCGGCGTTAGCACGGTGGCGAAAGGGCTATAGCGCCCCTCTCTTAACTCCGGTGGGATGGTGGTTGGCGTCCGGGGTCGTTATAAAGGTCGATGTGGCAGGGTGGCGCTAAGCCACACCGCATAGCCTAACAACTAACAAACCAAATTGATACCCACCGAACCGAGTACACAATAATTCAAGAAAAGGAatcattaattaattaattcCAAATGGATAAAGTCAATAACATCAAagtcaccaccaccacctgtcATAAAAGTTGGAAGCAGGCAGGCAGCCGTTGAAAACAAATCCACAAAGCGAGCGTAAATTGAGGAACAATAATAATTCGGCCTAAATTCTTTCACCAATATGATATCAACCCCTTTTCAGCAAAATCGGACGACAGTGTTAATCGAGAGATAACCTCTCCTCTCGATTTCCACCACCTCCATTTCTTTTCTTTGcttctcctttctctctctctctctctctctctgtcatCCTCTCACATTCTCGGGTATTTCTTCAACAATATTCTTCTTTATATTTCCCCAATTTCATTCTTGTTTGATGCCACCCCTTTAATCCAGCTTATGGGGTTTTGTACATTGGTCAAAATCGACATTTGGGTGGGTTCTTGATTTGTTATAATTTTGGTTTTATTTGCCCAAAGATTGATACTTTTTAACacccttttgtttgtttttatgattatgaatatgattATGTTGTGGCGATGATATGTTTGTATGTTGACTTTTGAATGCTGATTTTGGTTTGACTATTTTGTTTGCTAACCATGGTTGTTAAAATCGACAGTGGGATAGGCAGGCGGTGGGGTAttgactagcgattaatcggattggattaataagtataatattttaATTACTTAAATATTTTTACCAGTTTTGACAGAAAATTGACCGGTTTTGACCGAAATTTGACCGATTACCGGTTTTAGGTCCAACTAGGTGGAATTCTATGATTATGATTGTGGCAATGATATGTTGACCTTTGAATGCTAATATTGGCAATTACCGTTTTGACCGAAATTTGACCAATGATATGATTGTGGATGTGGATCGATTGGTGCAGCCTTTGGGCGGGGAAACCATAAAAAAGACAAGAGAAGATGACGGGCCCCACCTCGTCTTGCGCTGACTCAGCAGCTCATGCAGATGCAGTTGATGATAACGGGCCCACAGATGATGAAGAAGCGCCTTTATTAAACACAGCGGAGTGTCGTATTTGCCAAGAGGAAGATTCAACTGATACTTTAGAGATACCATGTTCCTGCAATGGTAGTCTTAAGGTAATTAGTTACGTTGTCGAGAATATGTTCTTGTTTTGTTGTTACGACATTTAACGTTTTGATCAAGTTTTTACGTTTATGCAGTATGCTCATAGAAAGTGTGTTCAACATTGGTGCAACGAAAAGGGCGACATCACTTGTGAAATATGCCATCAAGTAAGCTACCATCATCAAAAAAAtgaagagtaaacttccgttttgctccctgttgTTTGGTCACtataacggttttgccccaaacctttaaaaatagccattttcctccaatagtttgctatggtttttccattttgctcccttgGATgcagttagaggcggggagcaaaatggaaaaaccatagcaaactattggaggaaaatggctatttttaaaggtttggggcaaaaccgttaaagtgaccaaaccacagggagcaaaacggatgTTTACTCAAAAATGAATTTAGTATTTTCATCAGTTTTAAATTCTTCATGACCATTTATACATACCGGGGCCAATTAATATGACAAGTAGGTCTGTAGACGAACCGAACGTTCGCGGCGGGAAGTtggtttatttaataaacgaaccaACATGAGCAAAATTTAATTCAACGAATGGACATGAACACACGTGTTACTCGTTAGTTTATGTTCGTTTATATCTTTTTTGagttatatttatattaatataatcTTAAAAGAggctttctaactacttatatacatataactaattagtaattTTGCTTTCCAATAAAATTTATCGTAATTAAtcaattatttatataaaaagaCTAGTTTGTGAACTATTCTTTTATGTTTTAAacgaatgaacataaacgaacacgaacatgcccattTTCTTAAACGAGCATGAACAAAAAAATTTGTTGAATTATGTGTTCGTGTTCATGTTCGTGTTCGATTAAAgttaaataaacgaacacgaacatgcttTTATTCCTGTtctcgttcggttcgtttacaacaaACAAGTTTACACATCTTTTTTGTTAAACTAAAAAACGACTATTCATCGAATCTTTaaaaaaacatgtttagttaCTCTAGAATAAATGTATTGTTCTTATCTATATATTTATCTTAATGTTTGTTACGCAGCCTTACCAACCTGGCTATATTGCTCCACCTCCCAGAGCGCGTTTGGAAGAGACTACTATAGATATCGGGTAATCCTTTTTTTCCTATTCATcttgttttaatttctttttaggaaagttacaagttttgtcctttatcttaatatcacttatcaggcggtgtcctttttaacgaattttgacaacttttgccctttacaaggaattttgttgcacgttttaTCCCTTAGgcttaacccagttagattttcttgctaaatcttgtcacccaagggtattttagtcattttacccatttattttaaGAGTCAAccctaaaatattttgttttattcttttaaataatattaaataaattggtaaaaagactaaaatacccttgggtgacaagatttaacaagaaaatctaactgagttaagagtaaaggacaaaacgtgcaacaaaattccttgtaaaggacaaaatttgttaaaaaggacaccgcctgataagcggtattaagataaaggacaaaacttgtaatttttccttattTTTATTGTTGAAATTAATAAGATTATTTTGTTTATCAGAGGAGGATGGCAAATATCGGGTACACCTATGGATCTGAACGACCCACGTCTCTTGGCAATTGCTGAAGCTGAACGCCAATTTCTTGAAGCTGAATATGAGGATTATAACGCCTCAAATGCCAGTGGAGCTGCATTTTGTCGTTCAGCTGTTTTAATTGTATGTCACATTTATTATAAAGAGTTAATTGACCGGacggtccttgtggtttcacgttttttcacgtttagtccccaccttttggaaatagcaggtatgctccctatggtttgtcatcttgttactcggatagtcccctgacatttacttaggggactatccgagtaacaaaatgacaaaccatagggagcgtacctgctatttccaaactaactgacatctactcaggggactatccgagtaacaaaataacaaaccataaggagcatacctgctattttcaaaagctGGGGACTAAaagtgaaaaaacgtgaaaccacaaggaccatccgggcaattaactctattaTAAATAAATCGAAATGTAAAATAAACATTCTAATTGTTTGATTATTGGTTTTTGCAGTTAATGGCACTTCTGCTACTACGGCATGCAGTAAACGTGCCGGAATCTGAAGCAGATGGAGATGAAGATGCGTCTACTTTCTTGACTGTAAGTTGGATTTTTAATCTTGAGTAAAGTAAACGGATGgtggtccttgtggtttaccataattttggatttggtccctagctttccaaaagtacacggatggtccctgtggtttgcactttgtaacgcatttagtccctagccgataaatctaaaggttttagcatgtccaagttagggactaaatacgttacaaagtgcaaaccacatgaCCATTCATTATCCGTGTACTTTTGGGAaaagctggggactaaatgcgttataagggtgaagggagtggttaaacacttgaaagtggcaaacttcaaaatcaaccaatcagaGGGTGCCATGTCATTCCATCTAAAAAGTTTAAGGtatgctgaaaagtgttggcaatggttaaaCACTTGAAttggtaaacttttttttttgttttcatttaaaaaaaaatatgtgttaAATGGGTCATCTTCCCGCGCGGCAAACGTTCACCGCTCGGTTTCCTTACCGATCAGCAAAATGGGTCGGTGGCGGTGTTACCGCTCGGCCAACCCATTTGCCGATCTGGTTTGCCGCCCACACCGGATACCctaaagtgcaaaccacagggaccatttgtgtacttttggaaagctagggaccaaatccaaaattttggtaaaccacatggaccatctgtgtactttactctttatTCATGCTTCCCTTACtaaattaaaattatattttttttaattaattgcTTTATTTCATTAGCTTTTCTTGCTTCGGGTTGCTGGGTTTCTTCTTCCGTGCTACATTATGGCGTGGGCCATCAGCATCTTGCAGCGTCGAAGGCAAAGACAGGTTTGTCTACGCTCTTCGTTTGCTTGTTTGACGTTTTGACCTTAGGCTGAAAGCATTAAGaattatattttttttggttATGCTTATGCCTATTTGACCTGTTAGACAAAAAAAGAGAAATGTTGGccattaagttaacaaaaaagacgaaaatacccctgacttaacagagaaaaaaaGGAGTTAACGATCCGAATAAAAATgtcaagatttcaaaccttttggacgaaagttgcaaaactggccaaacctcagggacgaaaatgacatttgaCTCCAAAAAAAAGTTAACTTGAATAGACCAATTTCCAaaggaaacgggtcaaaattaTAATCtcgagtgaatttcaaggattgtcctttatctttatatccaTTTTCaggtgttgtcctttatgttcaaaattgacgagttttgtcctttatgttttcatagcatacacgttttgtcctttaggcctaatccagttagttttttcagttaaatttggtcatgtgcttagcacatgagggcatttttgtcaattcaaaggttgcagaagctttgagctgtaaatctgccgttgaacttacctttgaattgacaaaaatgccctcatgtgcaaagcatatgaccaaatttaactgaaaaaactaattgggtttggcctaaaggacaaaacgtgtatgatatgaaaacataaaggacaaaactcgtcaattttgaacataaaggacagcgcctgaaaattggtataaagataaaggacaatccttgaaattcactcttataATCTCTAATCGCTATGATTTTATTATAACCGGGTACGATGCTTATAACAGGAGGCTGCAGCATTGGCGGCATCACAAATTGCTTTTGTATTGCAAGCGGGTCAAAGGCGGGGCCTACACTTTGCCATAGCCTCTGCTGGGCCACCGCCAGCATCGGCAGCTGCTGCGACTCCCGCCGTGGCTCCACAGGAGGACAATGTCTGATCTTTTTCGGTTCCCAGAAGCCGCTAAAGGAGGGGAATGAATTAACAACATATTGTTGTAAAGTTTATTTTGTGTTTGCAAGTCATTTTTTGTTATTTCACAAGTGTCTTGTTTCTGGTGATTGATGTGTATAAATGTATAATATTGCTTTGTCACATTAATATTTGTGACATTTTGAATATGTTTTTCCTGTTAATATTTACTAATAATCATGTCTGTCGTCCCTGGTTGAGATGTATAATTAATTCAGAATGAAAATTATTATTCTTGACGTGTTAGTATAATTGTTAAAAAGATTTGAttaaaataagagtaaattacaaaaatcgtcctttatgtatgtcacttgttgcaaactgtgtcctttgtcttcaataattactgaaaaggtactcgatgtttgcaaacccttgcaagttatgtcctttagccctaacacAGTTATTTTTATTCTTTATTGTTTTGCCTAATAACACTTTTAAAATtgtaatttacaaaaaaaaaaaaaaaaaaaaaaaacacatgtaCATTACTTTTAATATAAAGTTTAATGTTAGTTATGCAACTTTTAATATTTAGCTAAACATATTCATGGATTTTATCAAACCCAATAATTTGTTGTTAGGTTTGTCGCGTATCAAAAATTTACACCCTTTCATGTTTTAGATCACTAATATTTTAATTTGTTACAAAAATCATCAATAATAGGAACGCATTTGTTTCTCTCTACATTAATTTCTATAAATACAATTAGAGGTGTAAAAAAAAACAGTTTGGGCCCAACAACCCTGAAAACCGACCTGGTAAAAAACCCGTTTTGGCCCAAACCAGTTTGGGTCCAACCCGACTCGGCAGTATGGTACAAATTTGAGATTTTTGTGTCGAGAATCTGTTCCAACCCGAACCGGTTTAAACCCGCCTAAAAGAAACtaataaaaaaaaccggtttaaaCGCTAAAATTTTGAACCTGATCCAAATCAGTTTGAGTGGGTTGGCGTTTTCAACTCTAAAATCCGTTCTTAACCCGAACTGGTTTGGGTCAAACCGgcttaaaacccaaaaaaaaaaaaaaaaaaaaaaaaaacaggccGGTTTATAAACCGACCCGGTTCGGGCCCAAACCGGGTTTTTTTTACTAAAAGAAAGAACTAAAGTTCGGCCCAACTTATTATCCAGGCCCAAATATCCAAACAAACTTAGGGCAGCCTTCATATACACCTTATCATTCACCTAcactctttctttctttctcctCCAGCCTCCACTCACAAACCCTGTAACAAACAAACCACCGGCCGGAAACAATGGTGCAACGACTCACATACCGGAAACGCCACAGTTATGCTACCAAATCAAACCAGCACAGGGTTGTTAAAACCCCAGGTAACAATCTTGATTATTCTTTGTTCTAATTTCACCAGTTTATGAATCTTGATCTGTGGATTGTGGGTGTTTGGTAAGttgtttgatctgattgtgaATCTTTTTGAAATGGGTTGTGTAAAGTTGGTTGCTTTTTGTGGTTTTGATAGGTGGTAAGTTGGTTTATCAGACTACCAAGAAGAGGGCTAGTGGGCCTAAGTGTCCTGTTACTGGAAAGAGGATTCAAGGGGTATGCTTGtctcatttttagtttttatttattttttttttataatgttGAGGTTAATCTATGTAGGAAATTGTTGGTGTTGTTGTGATTGttaagtagttaatgcggtaaaatatcggatatcggtcaaggaccgatatttgagataaaggttatctcggtgagatatcggtaattttaatatcatgtagAATTTATATAAATAGCAATTTAACAttaataattcagtgatatatggGTCAAATATAGGTTATAttggtcaatatcgccgataatattggttgaccgatattttactagaggaccgatatatcaccgaaaTTAACTGCATAGTAAGTACTAATGATTTATTGAAACTAAGATTGTATTTTAATCGTGTTTTTGACTCGGCGACAAACGGTCACTTCTCGAACTGTTTATCATGCAACTTTAAGCTCAAATGATTATGATATTGAGACGTGTTTAGCTATAAAACACATGTTAGCATAAAaaagtttgttatttttattatcaTGCTGTTCAACTGATGCATGTAAATTTGATCTTGCAGTGTacttttttgttgtttttaaCAATGTTAAATACTTAAAGTATCTTCTCAAAATTTCGAAATCTATTAGTGATTCGTCGCATGTTTTGATGGCTAATAGTTGCTGTTAAATTTTagttagagttaaatgccattttaggcCCTGTGGTTTTGGTCATTTTGCctgtttagtccaaaggttttattttttgtctgtgggtccaaaaaggtttcactgttgccattttagtccactgggttaacttcatcaattttttctgttaaccagAATGGCAATTCggccattttatatgtaattctgttagcTAGAAAGACAATTCgatcatataaaatgaccgaatcgcccttctcgttaacagaaataatggatgaagttaacctagtggactaaaatggcaacagtgaaacaTTTTTGAACCCACAGgtaaaaaatgaaacctttggactaaactggtaaaatggcccaaaccacagggactaaaatggcatttaactcttatagTTTCGCAACCAAGTTTTCATTCTTTAATAAAAAACTTAATGTCTCGTTTATGCAGATTCCTCATTTGAGACCTGCTGAATACAAGCGGTCAAGATTATCAAGGAACAGAAGAACCGTTAATCGTGCTTATGGTGGGGTGCTTTCCGCAGGTGCTGTGAGGGAAAGGTAttttaattttatgtttttttttctttattatttatatgtttttattttgttactGAATTTATTGTTGGATGTTAATTCAGGATCATTAGGGCTTTTTTGGTTGAAGAACAAAAGATTGTGAAAAAGGTGTTGAAGATCCAAAAGGCGAAAGAAAAGACAGCCTCTAAGGCTTAGATTTTGCAGTGTTTCTGCAATTCTTCATGAGGGTAATTATAGGGCTCTTTTATGTTCGGACTGTTCTACTTTGTCGACAAACAAGCTTGGTAAACCGTCTTAGGTTTTTGTTTGGTGTTCAATGATTCTGTTTTGGATTCTTTTGTACGTTGAATCTTGTTTTTCTTATGAACTCATGTTCCTGCTATTACTTGCATTTTCAAAACAATTTAGAAATACACATGATTGGGTTGTTGACGTGTCAAAAGACGTTTTTATTCTACAATCCTTGTTTccatcagtggcgaagcttgaaaatttccaccggggggtcggaagtcactGGACCTAAAAACATATACCTAAAAATTTtcatacgaaacgtacatacataacactactgagcaaaAAGTTCGCCCCCCCCCTGGCTTGCATTGTTCGTTAAGATTAAAATCGCTCCTGGTGACGCAAAAGGTCTTGTTTTTCTTCATGAAGATGCTATCTAATATACACATTTTGTTAGATGCTATCTTAATGCCATTAACTTCATAATCTCTTTATATTCTTTTTTCGGGAAAAGAGTGACAGTAAAATGATGAGTTGGAGTTTATTAGCAGTAATGATGAGTTGGGAGTTTTCATTTTCCATACCCATGTCAAGTTCATTTTGCTAAAAGTGTAAAGTGGATATTAATTTTGTATCTATAGGGTGTAAACGAGTCGAGTCTGAGTCTGACTATGCTCGAGTCTCGCTCGTCATACTTATATGAAGCTCGAGTTTGGCTATTTTTGATCCTACTAGTTTGAGATCGAGCTTGGATTGAAAGTAAATCACAAGAGCTTGAGTTCGGCTCGAGGTAATTTCAGAACAATTTAAATGAGCTAATAGCTCGACTTGAGCTCACTTTGATACATGGCCATTCCAACGTTTTTTGAGACCCTAAGCAAAGTACGAAGTGAGGGCACTAATTTCGCCAATAAACTCTCTTTCAATCCCGACGGATCCGACGCCATGAGTGATTTTACTTTTTTCGTCTAGTGATAGACGAGAGCTTAGAATTTGAAAGCAGGCTGCGAAGCGAAGTGGGAACAAATATTGCAATTGTATATTAGGGGTTTTAGGTCGCTGAATAATGATGATTAGGTGGATGGTTGTTTGTAATAGTTGGAAATTAATGCGAAATGAGCCTTGAAACTAAGCCTTTTTTTgctgaacaatatttatttttggTTTCTTCAATGAAAAACTGGTTTAGttttaaaataaacttatttattTGGGCTAATACAtatgttatatataaaaaaaaaattctaaaaaatggAGACCCTTATTTTTTGATAGCCCTAGGCCCGTGCCTAAGCTGGCAATCCCATTGGGCCAACCCTGCTTTGATTGTAATTAGGGGTTTTAGGCTGCTGAATAATGATGATTAGGTGGATGGTTGTTTGTAATAGTTGGAAATTAATGCGAAACGAGCCTTGAAACTGAGCCTTTATTAGCTGAAAAATATTTATTTTGGATTCCTTCAATGAAAAGCTAGTTTAGTTTTGAAATAAACTTATTTGTTTGGGCTAATACAtatgttatatataaaaacttTCTGTGAAAATCGAGACCTTTATTTTTTGATAGCTCTAGGCCCGTGCCTAAGCGGCAAACCATTGGGCCAGCGTTGCTTTGATACCTTAGTAGATAGGTTATTGTGTTCATCGTGTATTCATCATGTATGCGATAAAGTTCATTCAATATTCTGATGCACAATTGCACCTCAttataaaccaaaccaaaccaaaccaaagaAAAGAAATGATCGAGCACATAATTATACGAACTTGTGACTTGGAATTATTGAAACGAATCTAATTTAAATTCGTTGTGACTTGGAGTATGATCTAGACTGAGTTAATTCCTTTTTATATTAATTAACGAACTTCAGATCAATTCAGTTATATATCTTCGTTTGATAGTTCTccattttatatttaatttatCACTTGTAAGTCCTCAAACTTGGGTGGCCTTATAGTTGGCATAACATAGCATACATACATACTTTATCTTGTAATTATCATACAGGGCTGAGCATGATACcggtaccgtatcgaaccgtTACCGAAAATCGCCAAAACggggtaccggtacccagtaccaAATGCTCTTAGAGTCATCGTCATAGAAAAGTCGTTCAATCCATAAAATTCAtccaataaaaagaaaaaaaataataatcaggTTTGGAATCGTAACACAAGTTCTAAAATTGGATGCCACTTTTAAAAAAACACATGTAACTTCTACAATCAGCAAAGAGATCCACTTCCTCGCCTAAGAACCTTAATCTAATATATATGCAAAAATTAGCGTTATTGAGTGAGTT
The sequence above is drawn from the Helianthus annuus cultivar XRQ/B chromosome 12, HanXRQr2.0-SUNRISE, whole genome shotgun sequence genome and encodes:
- the LOC110895796 gene encoding 60S ribosomal protein L34, which translates into the protein MVQRLTYRKRHSYATKSNQHRVVKTPGGKLVYQTTKKRASGPKCPVTGKRIQGIPHLRPAEYKRSRLSRNRRTVNRAYGGVLSAGAVRERIIRAFLVEEQKIVKKVLKIQKAKEKTASKA
- the LOC110895795 gene encoding uncharacterized protein LOC110895795, yielding MTGPTSSCADSAAHADAVDDNGPTDDEEAPLLNTAECRICQEEDSTDTLEIPCSCNGSLKYAHRKCVQHWCNEKGDITCEICHQPYQPGYIAPPPRARLEETTIDIGGGWQISGTPMDLNDPRLLAIAEAERQFLEAEYEDYNASNASGAAFCRSAVLILMALLLLRHAVNVPESEADGDEDASTFLTLFLLRVAGFLLPCYIMAWAISILQRRRQRQEAAALAASQIAFVLQAGQRRGLHFAIASAGPPPASAAAATPAVAPQEDNV